A stretch of Cyanobacterium sp. HL-69 DNA encodes these proteins:
- a CDS encoding type 1 bacteriocin secretion system HlyB family permease / ATPase / C39 family protease, whose protein sequence is MVYTLGSVEEFIATVAPFDRLSTTEIKQLAQEFNPLKYEMGQIMLVKDKIPPYISIIYEGQARYIGYDPRTSLPLSLKLVSHGNVIGWQSLLRGFACETAIASTPVVALTLSREKFLNLLEQKQNIKEYYQNTPGLIEIFDSLGYQLSHRATGEGNLKMLSQEALKTSQVTHLNKGKITKIPPAPQGHIWCFSGGKIKDLTIGANINQQETIEAETEIRLLSLDLMLIESAHSNSTPTPPPVDKKDDPWQEHQQPPSPEEIPTVTPKVLMDGDGIPQADNSVLQEQPQNLFQEPKQSLKSYPYFSGRSETDIGIACFRMLCKHFNIPYKGDILTRVIKQQVENSGRLSLEVCGAIGELLGLNSQLVEVPAGAFARLEAPIVVKLEDSLVVIYSTSDKTIIVADPTLGRIKEMKTINFLERWGQKGKALLLKKNKETAQQKFGLSWFVPSLIKFKWMLVEVFVASFFVQLFALANPLMIQVIIDKVIVQNSPDTLQVLGIFLVVLAVFEAILSTLRTYSFVDTTNRIDMALGSEIIDHLLRLPLRYFEKRPVGEISTRINELENIRSFLTGTALTVVLDAIFSVIYIVVMLIYSPMLTLVSMAIIPIFIVLTIVFSPLIRRQLREKAERNAETQSHLVEVMSGIQTVKAQNIELRSRWEWQERYASYVGTGFRTVITQTLAGSASNFLNQLSQLLVLWVGAYLVLQGELTLGQLIAFRIIAGYVTSPILRLAQLWQNFQQTALSLERLADIVDHPQEGEEDRDNIPMPGIEGNLKYENVCFRFKPNTPLQLNNVSIEIPAGTFVGIVGESGAGKSTLTKLVARLYEPESGRIMIDGYDVNRVELYSLRRQIGVVPQESLLFEGTVMDNIALTNPDATTEEIIEAAKVAVAHEFIMNLPNGYNTKVGERGASLSGGQRQRIAIARSVLQNPRMLILDEATSALDYNTEAQVCQNLITAFGDRTVLFITHRLGTIKGADTIVVMDKGTIVEVGTHAELMELHARYYYLYQQQLKTEV, encoded by the coding sequence ATGGTATATACTCTAGGTTCAGTAGAAGAATTTATCGCTACTGTGGCACCCTTTGATCGCCTATCCACCACCGAGATAAAACAACTAGCCCAAGAATTTAATCCCCTCAAATATGAAATGGGGCAAATCATGCTAGTCAAAGACAAGATTCCCCCCTACATTTCTATCATATATGAAGGACAAGCTCGTTACATTGGTTATGATCCTCGTACCAGTTTACCCCTGAGTTTAAAACTCGTTAGTCATGGTAATGTCATCGGTTGGCAAAGTTTACTAAGGGGATTTGCCTGTGAAACGGCGATCGCCTCTACCCCCGTAGTAGCCCTTACCCTATCTCGGGAAAAATTTTTAAATCTCCTTGAGCAAAAACAAAATATCAAGGAATACTACCAAAATACCCCTGGATTAATAGAAATTTTTGACAGCCTCGGCTACCAACTAAGCCACCGTGCCACAGGGGAAGGAAACCTCAAAATGTTGAGCCAAGAGGCCCTCAAAACATCCCAAGTAACCCATCTAAACAAAGGGAAAATTACCAAAATTCCCCCCGCACCCCAAGGACATATTTGGTGCTTTAGTGGCGGTAAAATCAAAGATTTGACCATTGGGGCAAATATCAATCAACAGGAAACCATCGAAGCAGAGACAGAAATTCGCCTTTTATCCCTCGATTTGATGCTAATTGAATCAGCCCATAGTAACAGCACTCCCACTCCCCCTCCTGTTGACAAAAAAGATGATCCTTGGCAGGAACATCAACAACCTCCATCCCCAGAAGAAATCCCCACTGTTACGCCCAAAGTTTTGATGGATGGAGACGGAATACCCCAAGCCGACAATAGCGTTTTACAAGAACAACCCCAAAACCTTTTCCAAGAGCCAAAACAATCCCTAAAAAGTTATCCATACTTTTCCGGCAGAAGTGAAACTGACATTGGCATTGCTTGTTTTAGGATGCTGTGTAAACACTTCAATATTCCCTATAAAGGAGATATTCTCACTCGAGTTATCAAACAACAAGTTGAAAATAGTGGACGGTTATCCCTCGAAGTTTGCGGGGCGATCGGAGAACTTTTAGGGTTAAATAGTCAATTAGTAGAAGTACCAGCAGGAGCATTTGCAAGACTAGAAGCCCCCATCGTTGTCAAACTAGAAGATTCCCTCGTGGTGATTTACTCCACCAGTGATAAAACTATCATCGTGGCAGATCCTACCCTCGGTAGAATCAAGGAAATGAAAACCATCAATTTCTTAGAAAGATGGGGACAAAAAGGCAAAGCTCTACTACTGAAGAAAAATAAAGAAACTGCCCAACAAAAATTTGGCTTAAGTTGGTTTGTACCATCTCTGATTAAATTTAAGTGGATGTTGGTAGAAGTATTTGTCGCCTCCTTCTTCGTCCAACTTTTCGCCCTAGCCAATCCCTTGATGATTCAAGTAATCATCGATAAAGTAATCGTGCAAAATAGCCCCGATACCCTGCAAGTATTGGGTATTTTCCTCGTTGTCTTAGCTGTTTTTGAAGCCATCCTCAGCACCCTGCGGACTTATTCCTTTGTGGACACCACCAACCGCATTGACATGGCACTAGGTTCGGAAATCATTGACCACCTATTAAGGTTACCTCTGAGGTACTTTGAAAAGCGTCCTGTGGGCGAAATTTCCACCCGTATTAACGAGTTAGAGAATATTAGGTCATTTTTAACGGGAACTGCCCTAACAGTGGTACTAGATGCGATTTTCTCCGTTATTTACATTGTGGTGATGCTGATTTATAGTCCCATGCTCACCCTTGTATCCATGGCGATTATCCCTATATTTATCGTTCTTACCATTGTCTTTTCTCCTCTCATTCGTCGTCAGCTGAGAGAAAAAGCTGAGCGTAACGCTGAAACTCAATCTCACCTTGTGGAAGTCATGTCAGGTATTCAAACCGTCAAGGCTCAAAACATCGAGTTGAGATCCCGTTGGGAATGGCAAGAACGTTACGCCAGTTATGTAGGCACAGGGTTTAGGACGGTAATTACTCAAACCCTCGCAGGTTCTGCCAGTAATTTTCTTAATCAACTCTCTCAGTTATTAGTGTTGTGGGTGGGGGCTTATTTAGTATTACAAGGGGAGTTAACCCTAGGACAACTAATTGCTTTCCGTATTATCGCGGGTTATGTAACTTCTCCTATTCTTAGACTGGCTCAGTTATGGCAAAACTTCCAGCAAACTGCTCTATCCTTGGAGCGTTTGGCGGATATTGTGGATCATCCCCAAGAAGGTGAAGAAGATCGGGATAACATTCCCATGCCTGGCATTGAGGGTAATTTGAAATATGAAAATGTATGTTTTCGCTTCAAGCCTAATACTCCTTTACAGCTTAATAATGTCAGTATTGAAATTCCTGCGGGTACTTTTGTTGGTATTGTCGGGGAAAGTGGTGCGGGTAAGAGTACCCTAACTAAGTTGGTGGCAAGGCTTTATGAGCCTGAATCTGGACGAATTATGATCGATGGTTATGATGTTAACCGAGTGGAGTTGTATTCCCTACGGCGTCAAATTGGGGTTGTTCCTCAAGAGAGTCTCTTATTTGAAGGAACAGTTATGGATAATATTGCCCTCACTAATCCTGATGCTACTACCGAGGAAATCATTGAGGCGGCTAAGGTCGCCGTAGCCCATGAGTTCATCATGAATCTTCCTAACGGTTATAATACAAAGGTTGGGGAAAGAGGTGCTTCTTTGTCTGGGGGTCAAAGGCAGAGAATTGCGATCGCCCGTTCTGTCCTCCAAAATCCTCGGATGTTAATATTAGACGAAGCCACCAGCGCCCTTGACTACAATACAGAAGCTCAAGTCTGTCAAAATTTAATTACCGCTTTTGGCGATCGCACCGTTTTATTTATTACCCACCGCTTAGGAACCATTAAAGGTGCTGATACCATCGTAGTAATGGACAAAGGAACCATCGTAGAAGTAGGTACCCACGCAGAATTGATGGAACTACACGCCCGTTACTACTACCTCTATCAACAACAACTTAAAACCGAAGTATAA